A segment of the Bacteriovorax sp. PP10 genome:
CACAAATCTTTCCAGAAAACTTATGCCTATCATCCGTTATCCTGCAGGAGACCTGGCCGCGTGGATAGAAGATGAAGGAGTCCCTAACAGGAAGTTTAAACTTCAAGGGCGCTCTGAAGAGGCCGCTCGCCTGGGAACATTGAGTGTGTATTTTGAAGACACTCGCGACATGGTGATGAAAACCTTAGGTGACTGCAAAGGGATCCAATTCCAGATGATCTTGTATCACTTCAATCACAAAGATGAGTTAACAATAAAAATATCAGGGCCAGACTTAGAGCAAAAAAATAATGTTAAACAATGTATTTTAGATACATTTATCGCAGAAAAAGCAGGTTACTCGGATTTACTTGCGAAAGGTCTTATTCATCCGCTAAGGATTGATATTGTCAGGGCAAATGAGCTTGAAAGTAATGTGCGAACAGGAAAACTCAAGCGTATCATTGACCGACGGATAAAATAAAGTGGAAGAGGGGCTGGGCCCTACATTACGAAAAATATCATTGAAGGCCACGGCGGGACGATTACTGTTGAGAGTAAGCCCGGACATGGCTCAAATATAGTTTAGACTATAACTGCAGCTACACTATAAAAGGAAGGCCATGGATAAAGATGCTAAAATTATCGTTTTCGGAATCATTCTCACAATTGCTATTTTTGCAGCTTCCGTCTATTTCAAACTTAAATCGTAGTCCAGTCAGTCTCTTCTAATCGAGGGTCGTTAGGCCCTAGGATATATTTCTGCACGCCTAAATTTCCAAAAATAAAATCTGGAACTCGGATGCGATAGAAAATCCCTTTTTCATGATTACTTGTATTCACCACGTTGGTCTTTGACATCACTGCAGAGTGAGCAGCTCCATCTTCATAAGGAATGAAAAGGTCAAAGTGCTCTTGCTTGGCAAGGAAGTACTCAACGATGTGCTTTCTTAGAGCTGTCATGTCTTCCGGATCATAACTAGAAACTAAAAAGCTTCCAGGATATTTTCTTAAAACAATCTTCTTCAGTAGTTCATCATCACATTGATCTTTTTTGTTAAAGACAATAATCGTTTCTTTTTCTTCAACTTTTAGTTCTTTTAAAACCTCATACGTCACACTCAATTGCTTTTCGTAGTGAGGGTCAGAGATATCACAAACAATAATTAAGAGATCTGCTTCCAGAGCAGACTCTAGAGTCGTTTTAAAACCATCAATAAGAGTGTTGGGAAGGTTGGAAATAAATCCTACCGTATCAATCATAATCATTGGTGGTTTCGTATCAGGGTTCAGCATTCTGTATGTTGAATCAAGAGTTGCAAACAGTTTGTTTTCTTCCAGAATTTCCACGCGGCAAAGACGATTCATGATCGAAGATTTTCCAGCGTTGGTATAACCGACAAGTGCAGCTGTAACGGCTTGATTCTCGCGGCGTTTTTTTCTTACCTGTCTTTGTTTTTCTAAGGTCACAAGTTCTTCTTTATAGAACTCGATGCGGTCACGAATGATACGTCTATCTAACTCGATCTGCTTTTCACCCTCTCCACCAAGAACACCAACACCACCACGCTGACGGTTTAAATGGGTCCAGAATCCGGCAAGGCGAGGAAGCATGTATTGAAGACGGGCAATTTCGATTTGGATTTTTGCTTCTTTAGTGCGAGCGTGTTTAGCAAAGATTTCTAAAATAACGTGAACGCGGTCAACGACAGATAAACCAGTTAGTTTTCTGATATTCGTAATCTGACGTGCCGTTAATTCAAAGTCGAACACTAAAAGTTTTGATCCATCAGCTTCTGCAGCTTCTGCGATCTCTTTTAATTTTCCCGACCCTAAAATGCTGGCAGGATCAATTTCTTTTTTATTCTGAATATGAGCTTCACCGGTCTGAAGTCCAAGCGTTCTTAGAAGCTCTCTAAGTTCGTTAATAGATCTTCGCGATTCACTTTCCGTCTGATGATCAGGAAAGCTTGGAGACACTATAGACACCAGTGTCGCGCGGTAATCGGGATCAATATTAAATTCGTTATCCATCATAAAATTTATTTTCCTGTAGAAGCTATAGTGACCAGGATATTATCCAATAGTCTCGCTGAACTCATTCTATAAGCTGCCACAATGACGACTTCTTGAGTTTTATCTGTGGGCATCTCTAGATTTTTTGAATCCAGAATTTCTAAGTAGTCCCATTTTTTATCATTCGCTTTCGCTTCATAGACAAATGTTTTGTAATCTTGTTTCGTGCGAATCAACTTCTCAATTTTCTGCAGAGTATGAGGTAGCACAAGAGCTTCCACTCTTTCACTCTCACTTAAATACTGATTGCGAGATGAAAGAGCTAATCCTTCTGAGTTTCTGATAATCGGCATGATGTTGATCTTGATTGGGATCTCTAGATCATGAACCATCTTTTTAATGATCAAACACTGCTGAACATCTTTTTGTCCAAAGTAGGCTTGGTGAGCTTTCGTGATCGTAAACAAGCGGTACACGACAGTTGTCACACCATCAAAGTGAGTAGGGCGGACAGCTCCTTCAAGCTTCTGAGTCATGGGTCCCATGGAAATGTTTGTTGAAAAACCTTCAGGGTAAATACCTTCGTCAGTATTCGGAGCATAAACGACAATTTCTTTTTTCTTGTCTAGTAAAAGCGCCACTGCTGAAATCTTGGCGATGTCATCATCAAGCGTGCGTGGGTATTTATCAAAATCTTCGTTCGGTCCAAATTGTTTTGGGTTCACGTAAATGGTCACGATGGCCACATCGTTTTCTTCGATAGCTTTTTCCAGAAGTGAGATATGACCTTTATGCAAATTCCCCATCGTTGGAACGAGTCCAATAGATTGAGTCGTAAGCGAGTTTCTAAAGTAATCAAAATCTTTTCTGTTATTGAATAATTTAATCATAGTTAATTAGGTGGGAAAAATTGAAGGATAATCTTGTGGGCCAGTTCACGTTTTGTGAGGATCCCTTCAAAAGTAAATCCTTTAGGTGACAGGAGTCTGTATTCAGCGAAGTCTACATTGAAACCAGTAATTTGCTGATCTTTTGTCAGACCATTATTTACTTTCGTTCCCACTAAAAGATCCACTGGTTTTGATTGCATCTTTTTATTTAAGACAGCATCACTTGGATCTGTCTCAGCAGCAAAACCTACAATTTTTAAAGTAGGAGATTTTTTTTCAATAACAGTTTTTAAAATATCACAGGCCGGTTTAATTTTTAAATGATCGCCCATTGTATCTTTTTTAATCTTCTCGTCTGAAACATCAAACTCAATGTCTGAGATCGCAGCAGAGCTGATGTAGAGGTCAGCATGAGGCAGTTCAGCTAAAACAGCATTCTTCATATCTTCAACAGTCTTTGCTCTCACTAGTCTAAAGTTAGGATGCTTAGAAAAAAGATTAAGCTTCGCTGTCGAGTGTGCTCCAGCGATCATAATCACTTTATGACCTTCTTTCAGTGCCGCTTCTGCCAGATAGAATCCAGTAATTCCTGATGAAGAGTTCGTTAAGTATCTAACCGGATCAAGAGGAACAATCGTCGCTCCAGTTGTCGCCAGAATTGTTTTTTGAGTAGGAAATTTTAATGGCCTGATCATTGTCGGAATCATCTCAATAATTTCATCCACACTTGGAAGTTTTCCAAGACCCACTTCTTCACAAGCAAGAATACCGGCGTCAGTAGGAGAAATAAAAAGATTATTAAGTGTTCTGAGTTTTTTAATGTCTTCAAGATTTTGTTGCGTGAAAGGATGAGCGAGCATCACAGAGTTCATCGCTGGAAATAATAAAACATTTTTATGGGGCTCAAGCGCAAGAAAAACAGATGACAATAAATCATCCGCGCGCCCCTGTGCTAATTTCGAAAGTGTATTGGCCGAAGCTGGTGCTACAACAAAAACATCACACCATCTTGCAAGATCAACATGCAAAACATTTTTGTGAGAGAAATCATCTTGTGATTTATAAACGTCTTGCACGCCTAGGTAAGTGAAGACTTCCGGGATAACAAATTTAAGTGCACCGTTAGTTAAAATAACTTTAACTTCGTGCCCGTTTTTGAAGAGCCCTCTGGCAATGTCCAATGCTTTATATGCGGAGATTGAGCCGCTTACGCCTAACAATATTCTCATTGGGAAAATATTCCACAAAAGAGTCAGTTGTGCAATTTAAGGCATGACCATCGAGACGATTTTCTTAGTGTGCGGGATGTAACTAAAGATGAAGAGACTGCAAAAGAATAGTAAACAAGTTGCTTGGGTCACAATGAGAAACCATCCCATTTTTCCAAAGCTTTTATCGACGACTTTAACTGTGTAGTTAGTTTTTAGAACCTGCTGACGGTACTCGGCAACGACACTGTATTGTGAAATCTTCCCGGCCACTTCTTGGTCGCGAAAGTCTTGTCTTTTCCGTTGGAGTTCTTCTTCTGTCATTGATGCCTCTTGAATAACCTATAGTTCTTATCGGTTATTATACTAGAAAGCTTAAATAACGTGTTGTTGAGACTTAACTGATTGAAATCTCTTTATAAAGGTACAACGCTGGCACAAATCTTCGACCAGTTTTTTTTGCGCAAAGCCTTCTCTCATGTTTCTGGCCCTTTGACCCATAAGGATCTCGGATAGGCTTTTTTCTGGCATTTTCCCCAGGTCAAGGCGAGCTTCCTTATCAAGACAGCAAGCAACCACTGTCCCATCAGCATGAATCCCAACGTGAGAGGTTACACCATGGCAAAAACCAACTTCTGATTGTTTCGGCATAAGTGGAGAAGGCCACTCAAAGCGCGAGTCAAAATGCAGGTAAACGCGCTTATAAATGCGTTTACTTTTAATGGATCCAACATCGATATCTTCTTTGATTTCAACTTCAAAAAAATTAGCGATGGTTTTTAAAATATCTGAGTTCGAATCATTTTGAGTTGTCGTTTCAAAGATGTTCCATAGGCGATAATTGATATAAAGCTCAGGACGAAGCTCTTGGGACTCCTTCGAGAAATTCAAAATATCGAGTAAATATGGATTGATATCTTTGTTTTTAAAATTGTCTTTAAAAGCATGAATTGAAAAATTGATTTGGTGGAAAGCAGGCGACGTTGATAACAATTTTTTGTAACGGTTTAATAAAATTCCGTTGGTCGTAAGATTGATTTTCACGCCAGCTTTTTCACAATGCTCGATGATTTTTTCAAACTCAGGATGGGCCAGAGGTTCACCCATCAGGTGTAAACAAATTTGTTCTGTATGTGGGGCCACATCATTAACGATGCGCTCGAACATTGACTCGTTCATAACTTTCTTATCGCGATCTACCACAGGGCAAAAAGAGCACTGAAGATTGCAAATATTACTGATCTCAATATAAACGCGTTTGAATTTGTTCATTTTAATGTTATCTAGCACACTATATGTCACAAAACCAAGAACAAGCCGCTCCAAACTTTTACTATTTCCTGTGTAATCCAGGTTCAGAAAAATTCTTAAAAGAAGAGATCAGGCTTATTTATCCAGAACTTGTTTTCGCCTACTCAACAGAGGGGTTTGTGACTTTTAAAGAAACCAGACGCTTAGGTAAAACACTGCGCCCGGTTTTCTGCCGCCACTTCGGAAGATTCCTAAAAAGAGGGTCTTTAGCTGAGGTTAGCGAGGGGGTAGGTAAACATCTTTTCTATTCACTTCAAGGTGAAATTTTTGAAACATACCCGTACCAAAATGGTGACTGGGTTACTGAAATTATCAAAGTTTCTGAAACTCAATATTACTTAGGTGAATTCAAGGCCAGCATCCTGACAGCTCCATCTGCAGGTGGATTTTCAACTGCTACATTGCCAGAACAATCTCCATCGCGCGCTTATTTAAAAGTGATCGATGGAATGAATTATATGGGATTAAAACTTCCCGCAAATGACTACGCTCTTGAAGTTGGATCTAGTCCTGGTGGAGCAACGTATGCACTACTGGAAATGGGTTTAAGAGTAGAGGGGATTGATCCAGGTGAGATGGCACCGATTTGTTTAAATCATCCAAAGTTTATTCATCATAGAGAATCAATTCAGGATTTTCATGTGTCTTCAATGAAAGATCATGTTCAATGGTTGTATGTTGATATGAACCTTCCACCAGAAGGATCGTTACGTGAAATTGAAAAAGTAGTCGATGCTATTAGACCTTCTTTGAAAGGTGCTTTCATTACGCTTAAGATGACAAAATTCGAATTAGTTTCACGAGTACCGATGTATTTAAACATCATGGGAAAGATGGGACTAAAAGTTGTTATGGCAACTCAGCTACCTTCGCATAAGCAAGAGTTTTTAGTTTATTGTGAATAACTAAAAAAACCGCAAAGCACAAAAATATTTTTTTGATAAAAACATCGTTCATTAATACGATTATGACTTTTTACGCACTTCGAAAGGTTGTCTACCTAATATTTATAACCTATCATTGGCCGATTCTTTGTTGGATTAACGAAAGGCTAAAATGTTTCCATCTGATACAGCAATTATGACATTCTTTGCGCAGTATGCGCATTCTCCATTACTCATCTACAGCATCGTTGCAACAATGATGTTCCTGTCGAGTTTTGGATTACCTCTTCCGGAAGAAGTCACTATCGTTGCATTAGGCCTTATGGTTCACATGGGAAAATACCCAGACCAATATCCGCCACCTCCAGGTATTTCAGTTCAACCTCTCAATCTTTACACTGCCATGGCCGTCTGTTTTTTCTCCATAATGGTTAGCGACAGCATCGTCTATTGGGTCGGACGAAAATTTGGTGCAAGTCCTCTTGTTCATAAATTATTCAGAAAGTTTTTAGGCGAGCACTCACTTGAAAAATCTCGTACGATGATTCACAAGCATCGTTTTTTAGTTCCTGCCATTTTTCGTTTCACTCCCGGTGTACGTTTCCCCGGACACTTAAGCTGCGGGATGATGGGAATTTCGATTTGGACATTCCTTGCGGCCGACGGTCTTGCTGCTCTTATTTCAGTACCAACACAAGTCTATCTTTTTGCCACATACGGTGAAGTAATTCTGTCGACTATTAAGCAGATCAAACACTATGCACTTATAATTGCATTGATCGCTGTTGCAATTTTTATAGTCGTAAAATTGAAACAAAAGGTATTCGGCAAAAAGGATCCAGTTCCAGAGGCCGAAGTCTAAAAGACTTATTTTCTCCTCATATTTCCACGATAAGTACCTTTAAGAGGGATACTTATGACAAAAAAATTAAATTTAACAGCAGTCTGTCTTTTGGCCGTGCTTACTGGTTGCGCAGTCACACCGGTACACAGAGACCCGAGTTCAACCATCTCATCTAAAAGTTGGGAAGAGCTTCGCGATCTTAAACAAAGAAAAGTAGAGTTGTCTGCCCTCAGCGTACATTTTCAAAAAAAGAAAAATGAAGTTCAATTGAAAAAGATTCAAAGTGAACAAAAAAATATCGATCAAAAGATAACTGAAATCGAAGGGACAATGACGGCCTTTGAAGACAGGTCTCTTCACAGTATTCCAAGCTCATCAGTAGACTGGCGTGGAGAAAAAGAGAATCTGGAGCTCTCTGATTTACGTTTATATGAGTTGAGTAAAAATGTTCAATTCTCAGTTTCAACTTATGAAGCTCGCGAAACTACAGTTAGGATTTCTCACAAATTTTTCACGAAATTAGGAATGAAAAGAGAGGATGATGGAAAGCGCGGAAAAGCAGCTGACAATAATCCGAAGAAAGAAGCTCCAGTGATAAAATTCACTATTAAGTGTGATGCACCTTCTGAAGTAAAACTTGGGGGCCTGACAAAAAAGATAAAGGCCAATAGCGATTTTTCATTTGTACTAGCTGATACAAAAATGTCTCAAGGTGGAGCGAAAGAATTCAAATTCCATAAAGACATGAACTCATGCGCTGTTAGGTTTGCAAGCTCATTAGATAATTCTAAAAAAGAATATGGCTTTTCTATTGTTAACGAGACGAAGAAATTAAAATCTCTTGAGTCTCTTCTTCGTACAACTGAAGTCTGTTCACTTAAGAGTGATACGGGAAAATTCATTGATACAACTGAATTTACCAGTATGACTTGCCCGAAGAAATACGACTCAATTAAAATTCTTCCAGAGCCGGAAGACAGTCTTCATGCCAGAGCGATTGCCTTAACCGGAAAAGATTTACCGGAAGATTTCGTAAAAAATGGTAACCCGTATGCTGAGCTTGATTTTTCCAAGGCCCCAAAGTTTGATGCCATTTTAGTTTCATACCTGGTGTTCCGTGCAGACTTCTATGGAACGCTTTTGGGAAGACTACTTGCTTACCACGCTGATCGTGGAACAGTTGTTCGTATTCTTGTTTCAGACGTAATCGCTCTTGATAAAGACTCTGCCATGTTTGAAAAACTGATGGCCGAACACCCAAATATGAAAGTCGTAAAATACAGATTCGATACATCTGAACAAGGTGGAGCATGGATTTCTGAATTCCACCGTACAAACCACGTTAAGATTTTTGCTGGTTACTCAAAAGAAAATCCACAAGACTCTTTTGCGATCGTTGGTGGACGTAACATTCACGATGGTTTTGTTTTCAAAAAACCAGTTGATGTTTCTAAGTTTCCTGAAATCGTAAGTTATCAAGAAGGTGGAGATGAATCATGGGCCTATTGGAGAGACTTTGAAATGGTCATCCACGGTCAGGATTTTATCGAGAGTGTAGTGAGAAACTACATGAACTTCTACCACATCAATAAAGACAACTTAACAATGAAGTTATCAAGTGTGGCCATTCAAAAGGCCAATGCACAGGATGCTGAAGAAGAAAGTTTAAGACACTATGTTTCGATTCCTTTTAAAGATGAGCCGAACCTGAATTTATTTTATGCACGTATGGTTGATACTGCTAAAAAGAAAATTCTCATCAGCTCACCGTATTTTAGACCGGTAAAAGAAATCGGTGAAGCATTAGACCGCGCGATTCAAAGAGGAGTGGATATCACAATTATCACTCGCCTTGACCTTGAAGGGGATACTGCTGATTTTATTTTAGGCGCTGTTAATAAAGATGGTGTGAATCGTTTCTTGGATAAAGTAAAAGTTTACGAGTATACAGAGCCGAAAGTTATTCTTCACTCAAAGCTTCTAATGGTTGATGATGAATTCTCTTTTATCAGTTCAGTTAATTTAAATAAGAGAAGCTTCTATCACGACTTAGAAAACGGTGTAGTGGTTAACGATAGTAATTTTACTAAACAGATGGGATCTCTTTATAAAGAGTATATGAAAATTTCTCGTCAGTTAACTGAGCAGCAGAAGATTGTATTTTGGAAGAAATGGATAATTACAATATTTGATAAGGTTTTATAATATCTTCAGGGCATCAGCATCAACCTGATGCCCTTCAAGTTTTAACAAGTAAACTTTCATACTCATCCCACCTGAAAAACCAGTCAACTTTCCCGTTGAACCAATCACGCGATGACAGGGAATAATCACCGGAATTGGATTTCTCCCATTGGCACCACCAACAGCTCTTTGGGCCTTTGGCGCTTTTAAATACTCGGCCTGTTTACCGTAGCTCCATATTTCACCATAAGGAATTTTCAATAGGGCACTCCATGCTTTGCTCTGGAATTCTGTACCTTCAGGATTCAAGGGAAGTTCAAATGTTTTACGTCGGCCGTCGAAGTATTCGTTCAATTGTTGTTCTGCAAGATTCAAAATTTTATGGGCATCATTCTTCTTTGCGAGATCCTTTTTTGGCATTAACTCATCATTGCAGTACAAGGCAACAAGCGCTTCATTAGAAGAGACTAGAGTGATTTTTCCAATGGGAGATTTCATCGTTTTATAATGCAACATATAACCTTATTTTATTCTTAATTAATTAATTTGGCATAGACTCTTTTTATTTACTGCGGTACTGATTTTAGCAGAATTTTTTTTATTCAAGGAGAAAAAAGATGTTTAAAAAAATGGTAGCGGTGCTTGCACTAACAGCAGCATTTGCACAATCGGCTTCAGCTTACGATTTGTCTCATAAATTTGGACTTGGTATTTCTGGTGGGTACTCAATTCCAGTTTTCGGAAATCCATTTAATTCATCTGCAGACGCTGACATTAATTACGGTGTTTATGGGCGTTACCACTTCAATGATTCTTTCAATTTGGAATTTGGTGTTTCTCGCTCTGAGTTCGATAAAACAGATGTTCGTTTTGATAACATCAATCTTCTTGGTGTTTGGAGACTTGCTGGAAGCAGCGATATTACTCCAATCGCAGGACTTGGGGTTGCTGGAACAAGAATTAAAAATTTCACACCAAAGAGTATGAAACTTTCAGGCCTTGCTCGTCTTGGAGTTGAATTCGGTATCACTCAATGGTTCTCAGTTGGTCTACTGGCAGACTACCAATACGTTTCAAAACTTATGGGTGATATGCCAAATACAAAAGCACACGTAGTAACTCCACAACTTGCTCTTACTTGGTACTTCGGTGGAAGCGACAACTCTGCTTCTGCTTACAAAGAAGCTGAACCAGCTCCAATGAAAGAAGAAGTAAAAGAAGCTCCAAAAGCAGCAGCTTTAGTTGATGAAAGCCAATTAGACTCTGATGATGATGGTGTAAAAGATCCAGAAGACAGATGTCCAAGTACTCCAATTGGATCAAAAGTTAATTCTATTGGTTGTTCAGTTGAAGAAAAAGCAACGATGACAATCAATGTAGAGTTCGGGAGTGGAAAATCGACTCTTGCTCCAAAATATAACGATCATATGAAAGAAGTGGCTACATTCTTAAAAAAGTACAGCGAAGTTAACGTTCAAATCGAAGGTTACACTGATAATACTGGGTCAGAGAAAAAGAACATCGCTTTATCTCAAGCTCGTGCAAACGCTGTTATGAACGCTCTTGTAAAACAGGGTGTTGCAAAAAGTCG
Coding sequences within it:
- the panC gene encoding pantoate--beta-alanine ligase, with protein sequence MIKLFNNRKDFDYFRNSLTTQSIGLVPTMGNLHKGHISLLEKAIEENDVAIVTIYVNPKQFGPNEDFDKYPRTLDDDIAKISAVALLLDKKKEIVVYAPNTDEGIYPEGFSTNISMGPMTQKLEGAVRPTHFDGVTTVVYRLFTITKAHQAYFGQKDVQQCLIIKKMVHDLEIPIKINIMPIIRNSEGLALSSRNQYLSESERVEALVLPHTLQKIEKLIRTKQDYKTFVYEAKANDKKWDYLEILDSKNLEMPTDKTQEVVIVAAYRMSSARLLDNILVTIASTGK
- a CDS encoding OmpA family protein — encoded protein: MFKKMVAVLALTAAFAQSASAYDLSHKFGLGISGGYSIPVFGNPFNSSADADINYGVYGRYHFNDSFNLEFGVSRSEFDKTDVRFDNINLLGVWRLAGSSDITPIAGLGVAGTRIKNFTPKSMKLSGLARLGVEFGITQWFSVGLLADYQYVSKLMGDMPNTKAHVVTPQLALTWYFGGSDNSASAYKEAEPAPMKEEVKEAPKAAALVDESQLDSDDDGVKDPEDRCPSTPIGSKVNSIGCSVEEKATMTINVEFGSGKSTLAPKYNDHMKEVATFLKKYSEVNVQIEGYTDNTGSEKKNIALSQARANAVMNALVKQGVAKSRLTAKGFGPADPIADNSTAEGRQTNRRVVAVLSSK
- the hflX gene encoding GTPase HflX, producing MMDNEFNIDPDYRATLVSIVSPSFPDHQTESESRRSINELRELLRTLGLQTGEAHIQNKKEIDPASILGSGKLKEIAEAAEADGSKLLVFDFELTARQITNIRKLTGLSVVDRVHVILEIFAKHARTKEAKIQIEIARLQYMLPRLAGFWTHLNRQRGGVGVLGGEGEKQIELDRRIIRDRIEFYKEELVTLEKQRQVRKKRRENQAVTAALVGYTNAGKSSIMNRLCRVEILEENKLFATLDSTYRMLNPDTKPPMIMIDTVGFISNLPNTLIDGFKTTLESALEADLLIIVCDISDPHYEKQLSVTYEVLKELKVEEKETIIVFNKKDQCDDELLKKIVLRKYPGSFLVSSYDPEDMTALRKHIVEYFLAKQEHFDLFIPYEDGAAHSAVMSKTNVVNTSNHEKGIFYRIRVPDFIFGNLGVQKYILGPNDPRLEETDWTTI
- a CDS encoding methylated-DNA--[protein]-cysteine S-methyltransferase, whose amino-acid sequence is MLHYKTMKSPIGKITLVSSNEALVALYCNDELMPKKDLAKKNDAHKILNLAEQQLNEYFDGRRKTFELPLNPEGTEFQSKAWSALLKIPYGEIWSYGKQAEYLKAPKAQRAVGGANGRNPIPVIIPCHRVIGSTGKLTGFSGGMSMKVYLLKLEGHQVDADALKIL
- the coaBC gene encoding bifunctional phosphopantothenoylcysteine decarboxylase/phosphopantothenate--cysteine ligase CoaBC, translated to MRILLGVSGSISAYKALDIARGLFKNGHEVKVILTNGALKFVIPEVFTYLGVQDVYKSQDDFSHKNVLHVDLARWCDVFVVAPASANTLSKLAQGRADDLLSSVFLALEPHKNVLLFPAMNSVMLAHPFTQQNLEDIKKLRTLNNLFISPTDAGILACEEVGLGKLPSVDEIIEMIPTMIRPLKFPTQKTILATTGATIVPLDPVRYLTNSSSGITGFYLAEAALKEGHKVIMIAGAHSTAKLNLFSKHPNFRLVRAKTVEDMKNAVLAELPHADLYISSAAISDIEFDVSDEKIKKDTMGDHLKIKPACDILKTVIEKKSPTLKIVGFAAETDPSDAVLNKKMQSKPVDLLVGTKVNNGLTKDQQITGFNVDFAEYRLLSPKGFTFEGILTKRELAHKIILQFFPPN
- a CDS encoding phospholipase D-like domain-containing protein is translated as MTKKLNLTAVCLLAVLTGCAVTPVHRDPSSTISSKSWEELRDLKQRKVELSALSVHFQKKKNEVQLKKIQSEQKNIDQKITEIEGTMTAFEDRSLHSIPSSSVDWRGEKENLELSDLRLYELSKNVQFSVSTYEARETTVRISHKFFTKLGMKREDDGKRGKAADNNPKKEAPVIKFTIKCDAPSEVKLGGLTKKIKANSDFSFVLADTKMSQGGAKEFKFHKDMNSCAVRFASSLDNSKKEYGFSIVNETKKLKSLESLLRTTEVCSLKSDTGKFIDTTEFTSMTCPKKYDSIKILPEPEDSLHARAIALTGKDLPEDFVKNGNPYAELDFSKAPKFDAILVSYLVFRADFYGTLLGRLLAYHADRGTVVRILVSDVIALDKDSAMFEKLMAEHPNMKVVKYRFDTSEQGGAWISEFHRTNHVKIFAGYSKENPQDSFAIVGGRNIHDGFVFKKPVDVSKFPEIVSYQEGGDESWAYWRDFEMVIHGQDFIESVVRNYMNFYHINKDNLTMKLSSVAIQKANAQDAEEESLRHYVSIPFKDEPNLNLFYARMVDTAKKKILISSPYFRPVKEIGEALDRAIQRGVDITIITRLDLEGDTADFILGAVNKDGVNRFLDKVKVYEYTEPKVILHSKLLMVDDEFSFISSVNLNKRSFYHDLENGVVVNDSNFTKQMGSLYKEYMKISRQLTEQQKIVFWKKWIITIFDKVL
- a CDS encoding radical SAM/SPASM domain-containing protein, producing the protein MNKFKRVYIEISNICNLQCSFCPVVDRDKKVMNESMFERIVNDVAPHTEQICLHLMGEPLAHPEFEKIIEHCEKAGVKINLTTNGILLNRYKKLLSTSPAFHQINFSIHAFKDNFKNKDINPYLLDILNFSKESQELRPELYINYRLWNIFETTTQNDSNSDILKTIANFFEVEIKEDIDVGSIKSKRIYKRVYLHFDSRFEWPSPLMPKQSEVGFCHGVTSHVGIHADGTVVACCLDKEARLDLGKMPEKSLSEILMGQRARNMREGFAQKKLVEDLCQRCTFIKRFQSVKSQQHVI
- a CDS encoding DedA family protein translates to MTFFAQYAHSPLLIYSIVATMMFLSSFGLPLPEEVTIVALGLMVHMGKYPDQYPPPPGISVQPLNLYTAMAVCFFSIMVSDSIVYWVGRKFGASPLVHKLFRKFLGEHSLEKSRTMIHKHRFLVPAIFRFTPGVRFPGHLSCGMMGISIWTFLAADGLAALISVPTQVYLFATYGEVILSTIKQIKHYALIIALIAVAIFIVVKLKQKVFGKKDPVPEAEV
- a CDS encoding SAM-dependent methyltransferase, whose protein sequence is MSQNQEQAAPNFYYFLCNPGSEKFLKEEIRLIYPELVFAYSTEGFVTFKETRRLGKTLRPVFCRHFGRFLKRGSLAEVSEGVGKHLFYSLQGEIFETYPYQNGDWVTEIIKVSETQYYLGEFKASILTAPSAGGFSTATLPEQSPSRAYLKVIDGMNYMGLKLPANDYALEVGSSPGGATYALLEMGLRVEGIDPGEMAPICLNHPKFIHHRESIQDFHVSSMKDHVQWLYVDMNLPPEGSLREIEKVVDAIRPSLKGAFITLKMTKFELVSRVPMYLNIMGKMGLKVVMATQLPSHKQEFLVYCE